Proteins encoded in a region of the Plasmodium berghei ANKA genome assembly, chromosome: 1 genome:
- a CDS encoding fam-c protein — MIAIIQCFTNNDDLNKYVKKNKNAHDEHEINSIDINNNEHFRYRSISEYNIEDNYSFGSITIQEFAHNKKSNCFNIFKRDKKTKKSSNANGFLSKVALLVGNVPHNFPVQSPEHYQFLLNLKNRLDNHPSNLKLNE, encoded by the exons ATGATTGCAATAATACAATGTTTTACAAATAAC GacgatttaaataaatatgtcaagaaaaataagaatGCGCATGATGAACATGAAATAAACAGtatagatataaataataatgaacaTTTTAGATATAGAAGTATTTCagaatataatatagaagATAACTACAGTTTTGGCTCTATTACGATTCAAGAATTTGCACATAACAAAAAGTCTAattgttttaatatatttaaaagagataaaaaaactaaaaaatcGTCAAATGCCAATGGATTTCTTTCTAAGGTAGCATTGCTGGTGGGAAATGTTCCGCATAATTTTCCTGTACAAAGTCCAGAACATTATcagtttttattaaatttaaaaaacagATTAGACAATCACCCttcaaatttaaaattaaatgaataa